From Phenylobacterium montanum, the proteins below share one genomic window:
- a CDS encoding CehA/McbA family metallohydrolase has protein sequence MPKSRARRPDLLRSALGLIALALLSPALAEAQVHILHGPTPIVGGDARAAGDLTVINEKLAFSLAVQSSAPYGVPRGALIDLAPVVAGKAGRDRVVFADFIPNNWSAWPNTYQHLTVIEDTPAEAVIRTERDWGAAKVTTTYSLRAGDDQVHIQVTLANLGSAPLKDLRSGVTLWPNSGYLFAVPGLAGVEDGPAKGALSDRVSAYDEGWTVTLHAPYLEHVGYGSKDLYQTHSLAPGESRTFEAWLQVGASGDLAPVVAEEIARKHLAAGTLSGAIADAAGKLVADPVVVIEEAGQPYAWTLGHGGRYAIALPAGEYGVYATAKGYSETPRRAIQVAAGGVVQDFGGLQPPGRVRFQVSRKADGAPLDARITIEAGQKPVVQFLGRKTFFTELDAKGQAEAVLPPGDYGFKIAHAEGVLAGPAVAKATVAPGSLQTLAVAVDQPFDPEARGWFSADLHHHADQAEAVTPPADLARSELAAGLDVLFVSDHDSTVNHRALQAIADRRGAPFLPSVEISTSWAHFNAYPLKLGEPLAIDTSKTTIDGVLAEAHRLGAQVVQINHPFIPYGYFASLDAGVAPGGWNPGFDLVEINGDNMADDPKVLAKLAAFWSAGHRYYLTAGTDTHDVWNALSGKVRMFAHVDGPATPAAFATALKAGHAYVTYGPLIFPDHMFGDDLRVKPGEGFSLGFDLKAVGGLKRVTLVGRSGEVASRDLSGAEARVEFSLKAGDSTWYALTVEDQAGRRAYSDPIWVDAADYPKTTAAP, from the coding sequence GTGCCTAAGTCTCGGGCCCGGCGTCCTGATCTTCTGCGATCGGCCCTGGGCCTGATCGCCCTGGCCCTGTTGTCGCCGGCTCTTGCCGAGGCCCAGGTGCATATTCTGCACGGCCCGACGCCGATCGTCGGCGGCGACGCACGGGCTGCCGGCGACCTGACCGTGATCAACGAAAAGCTGGCCTTCAGCCTGGCGGTGCAGTCGTCCGCGCCCTATGGCGTGCCGCGCGGGGCGTTGATCGATCTTGCGCCGGTGGTGGCGGGCAAGGCCGGGCGCGACCGGGTGGTGTTCGCCGACTTCATCCCCAACAACTGGTCGGCCTGGCCAAACACCTACCAACACCTGACCGTGATCGAGGACACGCCCGCCGAGGCGGTGATCCGCACCGAGCGCGACTGGGGTGCGGCCAAGGTCACCACCACCTACAGCCTCCGCGCCGGCGACGATCAGGTCCACATCCAGGTGACTCTGGCCAACCTGGGCTCTGCGCCGCTGAAGGACCTGCGCTCCGGCGTCACCCTGTGGCCGAACTCGGGCTACCTGTTCGCCGTGCCGGGCCTGGCCGGGGTCGAGGACGGGCCGGCCAAGGGCGCCCTGTCCGACCGGGTCAGCGCCTATGACGAGGGCTGGACGGTGACGCTGCACGCGCCCTACCTGGAGCATGTCGGCTACGGCTCCAAGGACCTCTACCAGACCCACAGCCTGGCGCCGGGCGAGAGCCGGACCTTCGAGGCCTGGCTGCAGGTGGGCGCCAGCGGCGACCTCGCGCCGGTGGTCGCCGAAGAGATCGCGCGCAAGCACCTGGCGGCGGGAACGCTGAGCGGCGCCATCGCCGACGCCGCCGGCAAGCTGGTGGCCGATCCGGTGGTGGTGATCGAAGAGGCCGGCCAGCCCTATGCCTGGACCCTGGGCCACGGCGGCCGCTACGCCATCGCCCTGCCGGCCGGCGAATACGGCGTCTACGCCACCGCCAAGGGCTATTCCGAGACCCCGAGGCGCGCGATCCAAGTGGCTGCGGGCGGGGTGGTGCAGGACTTCGGCGGGCTGCAGCCTCCGGGGCGGGTGCGCTTCCAGGTCAGCCGCAAGGCCGATGGCGCGCCGCTGGACGCCCGCATCACCATCGAGGCGGGGCAAAAGCCCGTGGTCCAGTTCCTCGGCCGCAAGACCTTCTTCACCGAGCTGGACGCCAAGGGCCAGGCCGAGGCGGTGCTGCCGCCCGGCGACTACGGCTTCAAGATCGCCCATGCCGAAGGGGTGCTGGCCGGGCCTGCAGTTGCGAAGGCCACCGTCGCGCCGGGCTCGCTCCAGACCCTGGCGGTGGCCGTGGACCAGCCGTTCGACCCCGAGGCGCGGGGCTGGTTCTCCGCCGACCTGCACCACCACGCCGACCAGGCCGAGGCCGTGACGCCGCCGGCGGACCTGGCGCGCTCTGAGCTGGCGGCGGGCCTGGACGTGCTGTTCGTCAGCGACCACGATTCGACGGTCAATCACCGCGCCCTGCAGGCCATCGCCGACCGGCGCGGGGCTCCCTTTCTGCCCTCGGTGGAGATCTCCACCTCCTGGGCCCACTTCAACGCCTATCCGCTGAAGCTGGGCGAGCCCCTGGCCATAGACACCAGCAAGACCACTATCGACGGCGTCCTGGCCGAGGCCCATCGCCTGGGAGCGCAGGTGGTGCAGATCAACCACCCCTTCATCCCCTATGGCTACTTCGCCAGCCTGGACGCCGGCGTGGCGCCCGGGGGCTGGAATCCGGGCTTCGACCTCGTCGAGATCAACGGCGACAACATGGCCGACGACCCCAAGGTGCTGGCCAAGCTGGCCGCCTTCTGGAGCGCCGGCCATCGCTACTACCTGACCGCGGGCACCGACACGCACGACGTCTGGAACGCCCTGTCCGGCAAGGTGCGGATGTTCGCCCATGTCGACGGGCCGGCGACCCCGGCCGCCTTCGCCACGGCGCTCAAGGCCGGCCATGCCTATGTCACCTATGGGCCGCTGATCTTCCCCGACCACATGTTCGGCGACGACCTGCGGGTGAAGCCAGGTGAGGGCTTCAGCCTCGGCTTTGACCTGAAGGCGGTCGGCGGGCTGAAGCGGGTGACCCTCGTCGGGCGCAGCGGTGAGGTCGCCAGCCGCGATCTTTCCGGCGCAGAGGCGCGGGTCGAGTTTTCGCTCAAGGCGGGGGACTCGACCTGGTACGCCTTGACGGTGGAAGATCAGGCGGGGCGGCGGGCCTATTCCGATCCGATCTGGGTCGATGCGGCCGACTATCCCAAGACGACGGCCGCGCCATGA